One Balaenoptera musculus isolate JJ_BM4_2016_0621 chromosome 13, mBalMus1.pri.v3, whole genome shotgun sequence genomic region harbors:
- the LOC118906064 gene encoding retinol dehydrogenase 12-like: MSLWSLLSTPVWGPGSVLLILVLLLRLSVQVWHKLYLWDLQCCSTDLTGKIAVVTGANSGIGKVVSQELARRGACVILACRSRVRGQRALAEIQAASKSNRLLLGEVDLSSMDSIRSFAQWLLQEYPEIHLLVNNAAVCGFPTTLTPEGLDLTFATNYIGPFLLANLLQGALQRAGSARVVNVSSFRQAHGYIDEEHLIGAGRPLTFNQNYDCSKLLLASFTGKLAQRLQGTGVTVNSVDPGVVYTKIMRHFSWPYHFLFWLLSFFFKDSKQGAIPVLYLCLAKELDGISGKHFNCSCVITLPPEAARDCHVAQSLWNTSVRLTNLDKVD, encoded by the exons ATGTCACTGTGGTCTCTACTCAGCACCCCAGTCTGGGGTCCTGGCTCTGTCCTCCTCATTCTGGTCCTCCTGCTTAGACTAAGTGTGCAGGTCTGGCATAAGTTATATCTTTGGGACCTCCAATGCTGCTCCACAGATTTGACTGGGAAGATAGCAGTGGTGACTGGGGCCAACAGTG GCATCGGGAAGGTTGTGTCCCAGGAGCTGGCCCGCCGCGGGGCATGTGTGATCCTGGCCTGCCGTAGCCGGGTGCGTGGACAGCGAGCCCTGGCCGAGATACAAGCAGCGTCAAAGAGCAACCGCCTCCTGCTTGGTGAGGTGGACCTGAGCTCTATGGACTCCATCCGAAGCTTTGCTCAGTGGCTTCTGCAGGAGTATCCTGAGATACATCTACTGGTTAACAATGCTGCAGTCTGTG GATTCCCCACTACACTTACCCCAGAGGGCCTTGATCTCACCTTTGCCACCAACTACATTGGGCCCTTTCTGCTCGCAAATCTGCTCCAAG GGGCCCTTCAGCGGGCAGGGTCAGCCCGGGTAGTGAATGTGTCTTCCTTCCGGCAAGCACATGGGTACATTGATGAGGAACATCTGATAGGGGCTGGTAGACCTTTGACCTTCAACCAGAACTATGACTGCAGCAAACTTCTTTTGGCCTCATTCACTGGGAAGCTTGCCCAGAGACTGCAAGGGACAG GTGTGACTGTGAACTCTGTGGACCCAGGTGTTGTATACACGAAGATCATGAGGCATTTCTCTTGGCCATATCACTTCCTCTTCTGGCTCCTCAGCTTCTTCTTTAAG GATAGCAAACAAGGTGCAATCCCAGTCCTCTACCTGTGCTTGGCAAAGGAGCTGGATGGCAtttctggaaaacattttaattgttcCTGTGTGATAACTCTTCCCCCTGAAGCTGCTCGGGATTGTCATGTGGCCCAAAGCCTCTGGAATACCTCAGTCCGACTAACAAACCTAGACAAGGTGGACTGA